The DNA window tagaatttttttaattaataatataatcattcaaactataattagttatttattattttaatttatattcataaatatgattaattttttataaataaataaataaaattattttatttttattttttatacataaataatttaataattaatattttaggtgaaaattttgaataaatgatatatttatattacaaaatataaatttgttaaatattttagaatatattaatttttgtatttaaatgaattatataatcattttaataataataaataataaataataaataataaataatactaataataatagtataatatatatatatatatattattctaactttaattagttatttattattttaatatatattcataaatatgaataatttcttaaaaattaataaataaaattaatttattgttatttttataataaataatttaataactaatattataggtgaaaattttaagtaaatgatatatttatattacaaaatatataaatatatcatcttttcaaaattttcacttaaaatattagtttttaaattatttatatataaaaaataaagataaattaattttttttattaatttttaaaaattattcttatttatttatttatgaatatattaaaataataaataactaattgaagtaaaataatatatttatatatatatatattatactattattatttattataaaaatgattatataattaatttaaatacaaaaattaatatattctaaaataattaacaaatatatattttgtaatataaatatatcatctattaaaaattttcactaaaatattagttattaaattattaatatatatttatataataaagataaaataatttttttattaataatttttaaaattactcataaatatatattaaaataataaataattaattaaagttataataatatatatatataatattattattatttattataaaatgattttattattaatttacatatCAATCTATCAGCAGCAGCAAAGggataataaagaaaaataaaataaaaatgaaagataAGTAATATAATCCAAATTTACATAAAAACATTCTATAAATGTAAACGCATAAAATTGTATctaaaaatttagataaaacaaaatttatttaaaataatataaagtcaattcgtatataaaaaaaaaacataaatattcaatacaaattttaatatttaacatttttatattttgaaatataaatatatcatctACTCAAAAATTTTAcctaaaatattagttattaaattatttatatatataaaataaaaataaaataattttatgtattaatttataaaaaactattcatatttatgaatatattaaaataataaataactaattaaagttagaataatatatatatatatatatatatattattatttattatagaaatgattatataattaatttaaatacaaaaattaatatattcttaaatatttaacaaatttatattttgtaatataaatatatcatctattcaaatttttcactttaaaatattagatattaaattatttatatatataaaataaagataaaataattttatttattatttttttaaaaattactcatatatatgaatatatatttaaataataaataattaattaaaatttgaataatatatatatatatatatatatataatattattattgtttattataaaatgattttattattattttaattactcttatatatatcactttaaagtatgaaaaaagaaaataaaaataaaaaaaaatgaaaaaaattatatatatataatcgagaatttacataaataattttatatataaaattattttatatatatatatatataaaatgattttatgtaaattctcgattatatatatatatttttctttcattttctcttATTACAAATCGAATTTacttaaaacaataattttaataagtatttatattattgattaaaaatatataatataaaatattatatataatatttaaaataatatatactcaATTCTTTTactacaaaaattaatatattctataatatttaaaatatttatattttgtaatataatatatcatttactcaaaattttcacgtaaaatattagttattaaattatttatatatataaaataaaaattaaataattttttttattaatttttaaataattaatcatatttataaatatatttaaaataataaataactaattaaagtaaatataatatatatatatatatattattatttattataaaatgattatataaataatttaaatacaaaattaatatattttaaaatattaacaaattttacaaaatataaatttgttaaatattttagaatatattaatttttgtatttaaatttatatcattatatttattataaataataatagtataatatatatatatatatatatattattctaactttaattagttatttattattttaaaatatattcatatatataaataatcttttaaaaattaataaataaaattatttaatctttattttttatatatacataatttaataactaatagtGAAAATTTTGAACagatcttatatttatattacaaaatataaatttgttaaatattttagaattaatttattaaatatttataaattattttattttattttatatatataaataatttaataactaggtaaattttttgaataattgatatatttatattacaaaatataaattcttgcaatttttaataaaattttatttttatgtgtttaaatatatgaaatgattttatgtaaattttttattttatatatataaaaataaagaaattcaaatttttattttttttaaaaaaaaaaaattgagtagatgatatattataaagttaaatttgttaaatattttatatatatatataaaatttctcTCGCTCTTATGTTATAACACaaacaagtacaattctttaaccaactaaactaataacactttatattttaaatttaaaaccaaatttgatgaacgttgtaataatatatttttatccgtatgTATCACATGGAAATCTTCctagtataaatataataacacatcattctctctccCGATAATCCTCATAATATTTCTCTTTCACTTttgctattttttttctttctatttttatcttatttttatttttttccctttttttcatttctaatcagtttaaatttattaatttatatataatttttaatcttatttttttctaaaataatctttttaaattttgaatatgagTTAACCTCAAATCAACGCATTCGATACATTACAATCACGTCATATTATGTTTGGTGTgaagattattatatatattattttactaaattagaaaacaaaactcaaaaaaatatcttatttgaaaataagtaagttgaattttaaacttaaaaaaagttgttaaatatatgaatatatgcaaaattaaaaaaaaaaaatactctaaATTAATatccaataaaatatttaacaaaaaaaaatattattttttcaaataaatttttaaatcaaattatgaaggacaatattatatttcaaactcAATCAACAactattttaacattaaaatatgaTACAGAAGGACAAAGTTTGAATTTAAtgtacatttataatttttaaatttaaataattgtttttaataattaatatatttattggaaatgatttatttaaatatatatatatatatatatataacaaaataattgtttaagataaaataaactggaagttttcatttaatataaatttctaACACAAAAACAGTTTAAAATatagcaaaaataaaataaaaagagaattaGAAATCATATCATTTAGACATCATCACAATTACAATTGAGTTATAGTAAATAGACTAGTAGAATTACAACAACATGATATGATTTGTTCAAACAACaacaaacacaaacaaacaaagccCCTAAATTCTAATCACTTAAACTTTCAAGGAAGAACAAAGAGTCAATTGATTCAATCAAATCTTGCCCAACTCTCTAAAaagttcaaataaaaatatttcttttccTATTATTATTCACAAGCCAACTTAGTATCAAAGCTACTCAAACAAATTGCAAAAGCCTGAAATGCAGATAAAGGATACCGATAATCCATCGTAAACATATCTTTCCCGACTTTCCCAAACTGAAGTATTATCTTATCCTGATCAGGCCCCGACGACCCCGATCCCTGCCCGGAACTAGGTTGGCTACCAGGAACCGAAACGGGCGGCGGAGGCAATGAAGCGATCAACTGAAAGTTCTTAACCGACGCAACCGTCACACGTCCCCTGAAATTCAAACACCAACATTGTAACTGTTCGTGCCATCTCGGAGCCTTGTTCTTGAGAACCAATGGCCGAACCACTTTCCCTTCTGGATCCTCGGGCAGCTGCCCTAATCCAATCTCCGAGAATCTCGAGCTGCTGAAGTCGGTCGAGTGGTCTAGGGATTTCGTGAAAGATATGCTACGGAATGAGTCCTCGAGCGAACGTGGGGCAAGCTCGGGCTGCCCGGGGACCCATCCGTTGGCGTCCATAGCCGATGTGGGAATGGAATGCATGGCGCAGTGCATTCTACGTGGGCCCCGAGTACCGAGTACGTTTAGCTCGTAGGCGATTTGGGCTATGTTGTAACTCCCTGTTGGAACTTTGGGGGAGACTTTCTTTGAGTTGAATCTTCGACTTGTTCTTCCTGGAGGGGGGATATTTGTGTTTGTGTAGGGAGGTTGAGTGTCGTAAATGATGAATTTTGTTCCGAGAAAA is part of the Impatiens glandulifera chromosome 1, dImpGla2.1, whole genome shotgun sequence genome and encodes:
- the LOC124919033 gene encoding tubby-like F-box protein 8; this translates as MSFRSIVRDVRDSIGSLSRRSFDVRISSHHNRGKSHGSFHHLSDQPLVIQSSRWANLPPELLFDIIKRLEESESNWPARKNVVACGAVCRSWRGMCKEIVRGPELCGKLTFPVSLKQPGPRDGTIQCFIKRDKSNLTYHLFLCLSTTLLVENGKFLLSAKRTRRTTYTEYIISMDADHISRSSNTYIGKLRSNFLGTKFIIYDTQPPYTNTNIPPPGRTSRRFNSKKVSPKVPTGSYNIAQIAYELNVLGTRGPRRMHCAMHSIPTSAMDANGWVPGQPELAPRSLEDSFRSISFTKSLDHSTDFSSSRFSEIGLGQLPEDPEGKVVRPLVLKNKAPRWHEQLQCWCLNFRGRVTVASVKNFQLIASLPPPPVSVPGSQPSSGQGSGSSGPDQDKIILQFGKVGKDMFTMDYRYPLSAFQAFAICLSSFDTKLACE